Proteins from a genomic interval of Panthera uncia isolate 11264 chromosome C1 unlocalized genomic scaffold, Puncia_PCG_1.0 HiC_scaffold_4, whole genome shotgun sequence:
- the RPL22 gene encoding 60S ribosomal protein L22, which yields MAPVKKLVAKGGKKKKQVLKFTLDCTHPVEDGIMDAANFEQFLQERIKVNGKAGNLGGGVVTIERSKSKITVTSEVPFSKRYLKYLTKKYLKKNNLRDWLRVVANSKESYELRYFQINQDEEEEEDED from the exons ATGGCGCCCGTG AAAAAGCTTGTGGCGAAGGGGGgcaaaaaaaagaagcaagttcTGAAGTTTACTCTGGACTGCACCCACCCTGTAGAAGACGGAATCATGGATGCTGCCAATTTC GAGCAGTTTCTTCAAGAGAGAATTAAAGTGAATGGAAAAGCCGGGAATCTTGGTGGAGGGGTTGTAACCATCGAACGGAGCAAGAGCAAGATTACGGTCACTTCTGAGGTGCCTTTTTCCAAAAG GTATTTGAAATATCTcaccaaaaaatatttgaagaagaatAATCTACGTGATTGGTTGCGCGTAGTTGCTAACAGCAAAGAGAGTTACGAATTGCGTTACTTCCAGATAAAccaagatgaggaagaggaggaagatgaggattAA